In Candidatus Polarisedimenticolaceae bacterium, a single genomic region encodes these proteins:
- a CDS encoding efflux RND transporter periplasmic adaptor subunit, whose translation MNSRCAPFLLALPLAAAGCGSDVAAPTPILPIVELASVGAAADTEIVRAPGVVSRRLETPLAFRTGGIVASVRAREGDAVRRGQVLASLALDEIDARVAQARSALEKARRDLARVQSLQADRVATLEQVQDAGTGVEQAEAALRIAEFNRRHSVIEAPSDGVILRRLAEPGQEIGSGSAVLLFAAEAGGFVVRAGLSQADAARVRVGDGASVVFPGRSDAASGAIARIHEAADAATRTTTVEIELRSLPEGVRSGDVGTVLVRRSAGERRSSIPLSALVEGNGAEGWVFVHDEAASTVKRVAVRTAGLSGDRAILATPLDPGARIVVVGAEYLRDGSTVRVAGEASR comes from the coding sequence GTGAACTCCCGTTGCGCGCCGTTCCTGCTCGCCCTGCCGCTCGCCGCCGCCGGCTGCGGCTCCGACGTCGCCGCGCCGACGCCGATTCTCCCGATCGTCGAGCTCGCGTCGGTCGGCGCCGCCGCGGACACCGAGATCGTGCGCGCCCCCGGGGTCGTCAGCCGCCGCCTCGAGACCCCGCTCGCGTTCCGGACCGGCGGGATCGTCGCCTCGGTCCGCGCCCGCGAGGGAGACGCCGTCCGACGGGGCCAGGTGCTGGCCTCCCTCGCCCTCGACGAGATCGACGCGCGCGTCGCCCAGGCGCGAAGCGCCCTCGAGAAGGCCCGTCGCGACCTCGCCCGCGTGCAGAGCCTCCAGGCCGACCGCGTCGCGACCCTCGAGCAGGTGCAGGACGCCGGGACCGGGGTCGAGCAGGCCGAGGCGGCCCTTCGCATCGCGGAGTTCAACCGCCGGCACTCGGTGATCGAGGCGCCCTCGGACGGCGTCATCCTGCGCCGGCTCGCGGAGCCGGGGCAGGAGATCGGGTCGGGGAGCGCGGTGCTCCTCTTCGCCGCCGAAGCGGGGGGATTCGTCGTCCGCGCGGGCCTCTCCCAGGCCGACGCCGCGCGCGTGCGCGTCGGCGACGGCGCCTCGGTCGTCTTCCCCGGCCGGTCCGACGCGGCCTCCGGCGCGATCGCGCGGATCCACGAGGCGGCCGACGCGGCGACCCGTACGACGACCGTCGAGATCGAGCTGCGCTCGCTCCCCGAAGGGGTGCGCTCCGGCGACGTCGGCACCGTCCTCGTGCGGCGCTCCGCCGGCGAGCGGCGCTCCTCGATCCCCCTCTCGGCGCTCGTCGAGGGGAACGGGGCCGAAGGCTGGGTCTTCGTCCACGACGAGGCGGCTTCCACCGTCAAGCGCGTGGCGGTGCGCACCGCGGGGCTCTCGGGCGACCGTGCGATCCTCGCCACCCCCCTCGATCCGGGCGCCCGCATCGTCGTGGTCGGCGCCGAGTACCTTCGAGACGGATCGACGGTCCGCGTCGCCGGCGAGGCCTCCCGGTGA